From a single Rickettsia endosymbiont of Cantharis rufa genomic region:
- a CDS encoding autotransporter outer membrane beta-barrel domain-containing protein encodes MVNISPKLFQKAIQIGLKTALFTTSTATLMLSSSGVLGVEIDVTDNVVLVEGDATNLSQAWANNNSLKLTGVANNNIITGQDNLIITGVDSNGKVALFTVTHDQITIDGALDMNLTLTNAAGNVAVGSVHVGDVSVAGGALGIGAAGQDVIITGGTVNQTGAIGGDLTVSGGGVYVGTVAADVAGEVDVQADAGAVTIHNSTGNVTVAGSTLAIVDADADMTITGGTVNQTGTIGGNLAMSNGGVLNGTAGAMNVGGTVLLNAGFAGQVTINNANGLVTTKGGTLTLNNAVNGINFATGAAAGTTVNIIGGGNSGDVDNTTGGNTIGTITFKDIGAANDIGATNSLAVVNVGGGEVTINGAVMQADAINLTDDASALTFANAVVVTGAIDNTGNADNGVVTFTGNSTVTGNIGTAALATVNVGAGITLQAGGNLTTNNIDFGVGSILEFNGAAGTIYKLSGTIANGNNAILNVNTENLTAYHPTIGTVAQINIGAGNLFSIDVSAGDVTILDAQDINFGDAASRLDFSNATGAATKNVLLAGDLDAFGGGGGDLFFDGGAKGLNVGSNVVGTPRNIGDAGGDKFDTLSILSKVTITKDINLAGIQALVLRDDADFTDYGNSSVNIAAIEINDAIYTIDANDANVNVPAANIGFSHEDATLVLQNSSNANDRTITLGANINPNNPDEGIVILNSVNAGKKLTIAGGVTLGGPNRLQAIVFQGAGDFDTTGIIFNTTDIGLNTSGAIKLGTTTANVTLLNDAVQLTQTGNIGGFLDFKGKNATVTLNDGVNIIGAVQNTGGNNNGTLIALGASKLGSVNGIAMLKVGAEAASIGGADGEIKIGEIQGNGTALLTLPANFKLTGAINSGGGDPLKLSFSGNSSVSGVVGAAASPVGGITTSGTTSFASSVNANGTTTLSGTISFADTFTNTGAVTLAKDSINNFAKDVTATSFVADGSVMNFGNSLAFNSDITGSGTTLTLGANQVTYTGTGSFTDTLTLNTTFDGAAKSGGNILIKSGGTLDLSGASTLALVVTATNFDINNISPDTKYTVISAETAGGLKPTPAGNVKITINNDNRFVDFTFDASTLTLFAEDIAGDVIDEDFELGGLLANIPNAANVKKSLESMEQAPNGSDARLAFADWGNLNRIQEADAVTHLMQNVVKPSEVVTVCSQAISGNILGNLTSINTRISTAQAAAGDEDMDAKFGGWINPFVGNATQKKIQNISGYKSDTTGGTLGFDALINDDAVLGLAYTRAETDVKLKDTKSGDKNKVRSNIFSLYGLYNLPQSNFFVEGVASYGDSKVTSKSRRVISTGLETIGYQTASGKYKSENYTGQLMAGYTYALPETVSAMPLVVTPMTGIRYSDIKDKGYKETGTTYQNLLVKGKNYNTFDGLLGGKVSSNINVSEVVLTPALYAMVDYAFKNKAPAIDARLQGMTAPFPTNNFKPKKTSFDFGVGVTAKHKMMEYGINYDINIGSKYFAQQGNVKVRVNF; translated from the coding sequence ATGGTGAATATTTCTCCAAAATTATTTCAAAAAGCAATTCAAATAGGTTTAAAAACCGCTTTATTCACCACCTCAACCGCAACATTGATGCTAAGTAGTAGTGGGGTGCTTGGTGTAGAAATAGATGTTACAGATAATGTAGTATTAGTGGAAGGAGATGCTACTAATTTATCCCAAGCTTGGGCTAACAATAATTCCCTTAAGCTAACCGGGGTTGCAAATAATAATATCATTACAGGTCAAGATAATTTAATTATTACAGGAGTGGATAGTAATGGTAAAGTTGCACTTTTTACTGTAACTCATGATCAAATAACCATAGACGGTGCTCTTGATATGAATCTAACCCTAACAAATGCAGCAGGCAATGTTGCCGTTGGTTCTGTACATGTCGGAGATGTTAGCGTTGCTGGCGGGGCGCTTGGTATAGGGGCAGCGGGTCAAGACGTGATAATAACCGGCGGTACAGTGAATCAAACCGGTGCTATTGGGGGAGATTTGACTGTAAGTGGTGGCGGTGTGTATGTAGGAACGGTAGCGGCTGATGTTGCAGGTGAAGTAGATGTTCAAGCAGATGCCGGGGCAGTTACAATTCACAATTCAACAGGAAATGTTACGGTAGCAGGTAGTACTCTTGCAATAGTAGATGCCGATGCCGATATGACAATAACCGGCGGTACAGTGAATCAAACCGGTACTATCGGCGGAAATTTAGCGATGAGTAACGGTGGCGTCTTAAACGGTACGGCAGGTGCTATGAATGTCGGAGGGACAGTGCTTCTAAATGCCGGTTTTGCAGGCCAAGTAACGATTAATAATGCAAACGGACTTGTAACTACAAAGGGTGGTACGTTAACATTAAATAATGCTGTTAATGGAATAAATTTTGCGACTGGTGCAGCAGCTGGTACTACGGTAAATATTATTGGAGGCGGTAATTCTGGAGATGTAGATAATACCACCGGTGGTAATACTATAGGAACAATAACATTCAAAGACATAGGTGCAGCTAATGATATAGGAGCTACTAATTCACTTGCGGTAGTTAATGTCGGTGGTGGTGAAGTAACTATTAACGGCGCTGTGATGCAAGCAGATGCGATAAACTTAACGGATGATGCGTCAGCATTGACATTTGCAAATGCCGTAGTAGTAACCGGAGCGATAGATAATACGGGTAATGCTGATAACGGTGTGGTAACGTTTACTGGTAATAGTACAGTAACTGGCAATATAGGTACGGCGGCATTAGCAACAGTGAATGTAGGAGCAGGAATAACATTACAAGCTGGAGGAAACCTAACTACGAATAATATAGATTTTGGAGTCGGTAGTATTTTAGAGTTTAATGGCGCTGCTGGAACTATTTATAAATTAAGCGGAACTATAGCAAACGGTAATAATGCTATACTTAATGTTAATACTGAGAATCTTACGGCATATCATCCAACTATAGGAACAGTCGCACAGATCAATATTGGAGCTGGAAACCTCTTTTCAATAGATGTAAGTGCTGGTGATGTTACTATATTAGATGCTCAAGATATTAATTTTGGGGATGCGGCCTCTAGATTAGATTTTTCTAATGCAACGGGGGCAGCAACAAAGAATGTATTATTAGCAGGTGATTTAGATGCTTTCGGTGGCGGTGGCGGTGACTTATTCTTTGACGGCGGAGCTAAAGGACTGAATGTCGGGAGTAATGTAGTAGGTACACCTAGAAATATTGGTGATGCAGGCGGTGATAAATTTGATACCTTAAGTATTTTAAGTAAGGTTACAATAACTAAGGATATCAATTTAGCAGGCATACAAGCCTTGGTTCTTAGGGATGATGCAGATTTTACAGACTATGGTAATAGTTCTGTTAATATTGCTGCTATAGAAATAAACGATGCTATTTATACGATTGATGCAAATGACGCTAATGTAAATGTACCGGCAGCAAATATTGGATTTTCACATGAAGATGCAACGTTAGTATTACAAAATAGTTCAAATGCAAATGACCGTACAATCACATTAGGCGCAAATATAAATCCTAATAATCCCGATGAAGGTATAGTAATCTTAAATTCTGTAAACGCAGGGAAAAAATTAACGATAGCTGGAGGCGTTACACTTGGTGGACCTAATAGGTTACAAGCTATAGTTTTCCAGGGAGCAGGAGATTTTGATACAACAGGTATTATTTTTAATACAACAGATATAGGGCTTAATACCTCCGGTGCTATAAAGCTTGGAACTACTACGGCTAATGTAACATTACTTAATGATGCTGTTCAGTTAACTCAAACCGGCAACATTGGAGGTTTCCTAGATTTTAAAGGGAAAAATGCTACGGTAACATTAAATGACGGCGTAAATATTATTGGTGCTGTACAAAATACCGGTGGTAATAATAACGGTACATTAATAGCTTTAGGCGCAAGTAAGCTTGGTAGTGTTAACGGCATCGCAATGTTAAAAGTAGGTGCTGAAGCTGCATCTATCGGCGGAGCAGATGGCGAGATTAAGATAGGTGAAATCCAAGGTAACGGTACAGCACTTTTAACATTACCTGCGAACTTTAAATTAACCGGTGCAATTAACTCCGGCGGCGGTGATCCGTTAAAGCTAAGCTTCAGCGGCAACAGTAGCGTTAGCGGTGTTGTCGGTGCTGCAGCGAGCCCGGTCGGTGGTATTACTACTTCAGGTACTACAAGTTTTGCAAGCAGCGTTAATGCAAACGGCACGACAACGCTCAGTGGTACTATAAGTTTTGCTGATACATTTACTAATACAGGTGCTGTTACTTTAGCTAAAGATTCTATCAATAATTTCGCTAAAGATGTAACGGCTACCAGCTTTGTAGCTGACGGTTCTGTTATGAATTTCGGTAATAGCCTAGCCTTTAACAGTGATATAACAGGTAGCGGTACTACACTTACTTTAGGTGCAAATCAAGTAACATATACGGGTACTGGTAGCTTTACCGATACATTAACCTTAAATACTACTTTTGACGGAGCAGCTAAGTCAGGCGGTAATATCTTAATTAAATCAGGTGGTACTCTTGATTTATCAGGGGCCTCAACTTTAGCACTTGTTGTTACTGCTACTAATTTTGACATTAATAATATAAGTCCAGATACAAAATATACGGTAATATCTGCAGAAACAGCAGGCGGCTTAAAACCTACTCCTGCGGGTAACGTTAAAATAACCATTAACAATGACAACCGTTTTGTTGACTTTACTTTTGATGCCTCGACTTTAACGTTATTTGCAGAAGATATAGCCGGAGATGTTATAGACGAAGATTTTGAACTGGGTGGACTACTTGCAAATATTCCAAATGCTGCAAATGTAAAGAAGTCGCTTGAGTCAATGGAGCAAGCTCCGAACGGTTCGGATGCGCGTCTAGCTTTCGCTGATTGGGGTAATCTGAATCGAATCCAAGAAGCAGATGCTGTAACTCACCTCATGCAAAACGTTGTAAAGCCTAGTGAAGTTGTAACTGTATGCAGTCAAGCAATATCTGGTAATATTTTAGGTAACTTAACTTCTATCAATACTAGAATAAGTACAGCACAGGCTGCTGCGGGTGATGAGGATATGGATGCTAAGTTTGGTGGATGGATAAATCCATTTGTCGGTAATGCAACGCAGAAGAAAATCCAAAATATCAGCGGTTATAAATCTGACACAACCGGCGGTACTTTAGGTTTTGATGCATTAATTAACGATGATGCAGTATTAGGACTTGCATATACTAGAGCAGAAACTGACGTAAAGCTGAAAGACACTAAGAGCGGCGATAAGAATAAGGTACGTAGTAATATCTTCTCTTTATACGGTTTATATAACTTACCTCAGTCTAATTTCTTCGTTGAAGGTGTTGCCTCTTATGGTGATAGCAAAGTAACAAGTAAATCAAGACGTGTTATTTCAACGGGACTAGAGACTATCGGCTATCAAACAGCAAGCGGTAAGTATAAATCTGAAAATTATACAGGGCAGTTAATGGCAGGTTATACTTATGCATTACCTGAAACAGTTAGTGCTATGCCATTGGTAGTAACACCGATGACAGGAATTAGATACTCTGACATCAAGGATAAGGGTTATAAAGAAACCGGCACTACTTACCAAAATCTTCTCGTCAAAGGAAAGAATTATAATACTTTCGACGGCTTACTAGGTGGTAAAGTATCAAGCAATATCAATGTAAGTGAAGTGGTGTTAACACCTGCACTTTATGCAATGGTTGATTATGCGTTCAAAAACAAAGCTCCAGCAATTGATGCAAGATTACAAGGTATGACTGCTCCATTCCCGACCAACAACTTTAAGCCAAAAAAAACAAGCTTTGATTTCGGTGTTGGTGTTACTGCTAAGCACAAAATGATGGAATACGGCATTAACTACGATATCAATATCGGAAGTAAGTATTTCGCTCAGCAAGGAAATGTAAAAGTTCGTGTAAACTTCTAA
- a CDS encoding IS1-like element transposase, with protein MSINGSGVRDTVRVLKVGINTVIRVLKKSSVKKDKSFYQYDRSNYCS; from the coding sequence ATGTCAATCAATGGCTCTGGAGTTAGGGATACAGTAAGAGTATTAAAAGTGGGTATCAATACGGTTATCCGTGTTTTAAAAAAATCTAGCGTTAAAAAAGATAAATCATTCTATCAATACGATAGAAGTAATTATTGCTCCTGA
- a CDS encoding IS1 family transposase produces the protein MVSKKYTQRIERGNLNLRTRCKRLTRKTICFSKSLDIHDKVIGTLIERIAF, from the coding sequence ATTGTTAGTAAAAAATATACTCAACGGATAGAACGGGGTAACTTAAATCTTAGAACAAGATGCAAAAGACTGACACGTAAAACAATTTGTTTTTCCAAGTCATTGGATATTCATGATAAAGTCATCGGAACTCTTATTGAACGTATAGCCTTTTAA
- a CDS encoding ankyrin repeat domain-containing protein, translating into MDSEDVRLIEYLVNHILVGKNTGQQALLEKVAQIYDKNINISKLAKVLIKNGAEFDKALGRKLLQKAVYADDLELVETLYDKGVNVKHQDQLGRTALNHAIKANCGKELLQFLIEHGDCNSRDKSGSTPLHWAANNHHTIATKLLLEADACPYIPDYLGQTPLSLVEYYGHDDIAGILGAVVHGF; encoded by the coding sequence ATTGATTCTGAAGATGTAAGATTAATAGAGTATTTAGTAAATCATATACTAGTCGGTAAAAATACGGGGCAGCAAGCTCTTTTAGAAAAAGTAGCTCAAATTTATGACAAGAATATAAATATCTCTAAATTAGCGAAAGTTTTGATTAAAAACGGTGCAGAATTTGATAAAGCTTTAGGACGAAAGCTTTTGCAAAAAGCAGTATATGCTGATGATTTAGAATTAGTAGAAACTCTATATGATAAGGGTGTTAATGTTAAGCACCAAGACCAACTGGGGCGTACAGCACTAAATCACGCTATAAAAGCTAACTGCGGCAAAGAGCTATTGCAGTTTTTAATTGAACATGGAGATTGTAATAGCCGTGATAAATCAGGTTCAACTCCTTTGCATTGGGCAGCGAATAATCATCATACAATAGCTACAAAATTATTACTTGAGGCCGATGCTTGTCCTTATATTCCGGATTACTTAGGGCAGACTCCTTTAAGCCTAGTTGAATATTATGGACATGATGATATTGCGGGGATTTTAGGAGCGGTTGTCCACGGTTTTTAA
- a CDS encoding FtsK/SpoIIIE family DNA translocase, with the protein MLYCINKILSNNKIQAIILGIIGLGIVSALTSYNIDDPSFNSVTTEYPGNLVGIFGSYSSDFLYQFFGLAAFIIPIACFVWGRNCWYGRYRGSLIRMFVLLLALLSSSTLLSNLKLEFIPANAGGAIGIIIFNFFERFTNQSYLLLIFFTFTILVVLLEIKFTSLSNFTIKLGKFLAYRVQSFLHNLFLRLSSVRLFPTKNNDQINITSSYQRSVSEKVKLVEENKPVPTNPIKFFNKPSAAPKISQSEIAELPPISLLRDAENHHIKGASALDLKQKAEELLTVLNDFGVKGQIININQGPVVTQYEFEPAAGTKTSRVVGLSDDIARSLSALSTRIAVIPGKNVLGIELPNKHREFFCLKELIETPEYQNKSTLLPLVLGKDLAGKPLIADLAKMPHLLVAGTTGSGKSVGINAMIVSLLYRYTPEECRFIMIDPKMLELSAYDGIPHLLTPVVTEPSKAVVALKWAVKEMENRYRMMSNIGVKNIAGYNAKILEAVNENKVIERSIQTGFDPETGKPIYETVTMNMEKLPYIVVIVDEMADLMLVAGKDIEMLIQRLAQMARAAGIHIIMATQRPSVDVITGVIKANFPSRISFKVTSKIDSRTILGEQGSEQLLGMGDMLFMGNTSKISRVHGPFVNESEIEKITEYLKETGAPEYIYAVTEQPEEGDSSIDISDGTSDEVLYKKAVQIVRDERKSSISYIQRSLRIGYNKAANLVEKMEKDGIVSSPNHTGKREILLPER; encoded by the coding sequence ATGCTATATTGCATAAATAAAATTCTTTCAAATAATAAAATACAAGCCATCATTTTAGGAATAATTGGGCTTGGTATTGTTTCTGCTCTTACATCATACAATATAGACGACCCGTCTTTTAACTCGGTCACAACCGAGTATCCTGGTAATCTAGTTGGAATTTTTGGCTCTTATTCATCGGATTTTTTATATCAATTTTTTGGATTAGCTGCTTTTATTATACCGATTGCCTGCTTTGTTTGGGGTAGGAATTGTTGGTATGGAAGATATCGCGGCTCATTGATTCGTATGTTCGTATTGTTGCTTGCTCTCTTAAGCAGTAGCACATTATTATCTAACCTCAAACTAGAATTCATACCGGCAAATGCAGGCGGAGCCATTGGAATAATAATCTTTAATTTTTTTGAGCGATTTACAAACCAATCCTACTTATTATTAATATTTTTTACCTTTACTATATTAGTTGTTTTACTTGAAATTAAATTTACTTCCTTAAGTAATTTCACAATTAAGTTAGGTAAATTTTTAGCATACAGGGTACAATCTTTTTTACATAACCTATTTTTACGGCTGTCTTCAGTAAGATTATTCCCTACTAAAAACAATGATCAGATAAATATAACTTCTTCTTATCAAAGATCTGTAAGCGAAAAAGTAAAGCTTGTTGAAGAAAATAAGCCCGTACCTACAAATCCTATAAAATTCTTTAATAAACCCTCTGCTGCTCCTAAAATATCTCAAAGTGAAATAGCAGAATTGCCTCCTATTTCATTATTACGTGATGCTGAAAACCATCATATAAAAGGGGCTTCTGCATTAGATCTTAAACAAAAAGCCGAAGAGTTGTTAACAGTGTTGAATGATTTTGGGGTTAAAGGGCAGATAATTAATATCAATCAAGGACCGGTGGTAACTCAATATGAATTTGAGCCGGCAGCAGGCACTAAAACTTCAAGAGTAGTAGGTTTATCTGATGATATAGCACGCTCACTATCTGCTTTATCAACAAGGATAGCGGTAATACCTGGTAAAAATGTTCTTGGTATTGAACTTCCTAATAAGCATCGTGAATTCTTTTGCTTAAAAGAACTTATAGAGACGCCCGAATATCAAAATAAATCAACTTTATTGCCGTTAGTTTTAGGTAAAGATTTAGCAGGCAAGCCGCTGATTGCCGACCTTGCTAAGATGCCTCATTTGCTAGTCGCAGGTACAACCGGTTCAGGTAAATCTGTCGGCATTAACGCTATGATTGTGTCGCTGCTATACCGCTATACTCCTGAAGAATGCCGCTTTATCATGATTGATCCGAAAATGCTTGAATTATCGGCTTATGACGGAATACCGCATTTGCTAACTCCCGTGGTAACCGAGCCGTCTAAAGCGGTAGTAGCTCTTAAATGGGCAGTTAAGGAAATGGAAAACCGCTATAGAATGATGAGCAATATCGGTGTTAAGAATATCGCAGGTTATAATGCAAAAATCTTAGAAGCGGTTAATGAGAATAAGGTAATTGAGCGTTCGATTCAAACGGGATTTGATCCTGAAACCGGTAAGCCTATTTATGAAACCGTTACAATGAATATGGAGAAGCTACCATATATTGTAGTAATTGTAGATGAGATGGCTGATTTAATGCTAGTCGCCGGTAAGGATATCGAAATGCTGATTCAAAGGCTTGCTCAAATGGCAAGAGCGGCGGGCATTCATATTATTATGGCAACACAAAGGCCTTCGGTAGATGTTATTACCGGCGTAATTAAAGCCAATTTCCCAAGTCGTATTAGTTTTAAAGTCACTTCTAAAATCGATAGCCGAACGATTCTAGGCGAGCAAGGTTCTGAGCAGTTACTCGGTATGGGTGATATGCTATTTATGGGAAATACGTCAAAGATAAGTAGGGTACACGGACCGTTTGTTAACGAATCTGAAATTGAGAAAATTACGGAATATCTAAAAGAAACCGGTGCGCCTGAATATATCTATGCCGTTACTGAGCAACCTGAAGAAGGCGACAGTAGCATTGATATTAGCGACGGTACATCCGATGAAGTGCTTTACAAAAAAGCCGTGCAGATAGTACGTGATGAACGTAAATCCTCCATTAGTTATATCCAAAGGTCGCTTAGAATCGGTTATAACAAAGCTGCCAACTTAGTTGAAAAGATGGAGAAAGACGGAATAGTCTCATCACCAAATCATACCGGTAAGAGAGAGATATTACTGCCTGAGAGATAG
- a CDS encoding DUF2442 domain-containing protein, giving the protein MAKNSKWRAIKFYCPFGVKYVNDYCLELSFDDGTKGNINLYKHLADSMFEPLKNKTLFSQVIVDKELQTIIWSNGANLAPEFLKAI; this is encoded by the coding sequence TTGGCAAAGAACTCAAAATGGAGAGCCATTAAATTCTATTGCCCCTTTGGAGTAAAATATGTTAACGATTATTGTCTAGAATTATCCTTTGACGATGGTACTAAGGGTAATATAAATTTATATAAACACTTAGCAGACTCAATGTTTGAACCTCTCAAAAATAAAACTCTATTTTCTCAAGTGATCGTTGACAAGGAGCTACAAACTATTATTTGGTCTAACGGCGCAAATCTTGCTCCAGAATTTTTAAAAGCCATCTAG
- the map gene encoding type I methionyl aminopeptidase, whose product MTIKIHTEKDFVKMRLAGKLAAETLDFITDHVKPNVTTNNLNDLCHNFITSHNAIPAPLNYKGFPKSICTSINHVVCHGIPNDKPLKNGDIVNIDVTVILDGWYGDTSRMYYVGDVAIKPKRLIQVTYDAMMKGIEVVKPGAKLGDIGHAIASYAEKHNYSVVRDYTGHGIGRVFHDEPSILNYGRSGTGLTLEEGMFFTVEPMINVGNHDTILSKLDGWTVTTRDKSLSAQFEHTIGVTRGGFEIFTLSPKKLKYPPY is encoded by the coding sequence ATGACCATAAAAATTCATACAGAAAAAGATTTTGTAAAGATGCGGCTAGCTGGAAAATTAGCTGCAGAGACGCTCGATTTTATTACTGATCACGTAAAACCGAATGTCACTACTAATAATTTAAATGACCTTTGTCATAATTTTATCACTTCACATAATGCCATTCCTGCACCTTTAAATTATAAAGGCTTCCCGAAATCGATTTGTACTTCTATAAATCATGTGGTTTGTCACGGCATTCCAAACGATAAACCTTTAAAAAACGGTGATATTGTAAATATCGACGTTACAGTAATTTTAGACGGTTGGTACGGCGATACTAGCCGTATGTATTATGTCGGTGATGTGGCAATTAAGCCAAAGCGTCTTATTCAAGTAACTTATGATGCGATGATGAAAGGGATTGAAGTAGTAAAGCCCGGTGCTAAACTCGGGGATATTGGACATGCTATTGCCAGCTATGCCGAGAAGCATAATTATTCGGTGGTCAGAGATTATACGGGTCACGGTATCGGAAGAGTTTTTCATGATGAACCGTCAATATTAAATTACGGTCGCAGCGGCACAGGTCTAACGTTAGAAGAAGGGATGTTTTTCACCGTTGAACCTATGATAAATGTCGGTAATCACGACACAATATTAAGTAAACTAGATGGGTGGACGGTTACCACGCGTGATAAATCATTATCTGCTCAATTTGAGCATACTATAGGCGTGACTAGAGGCGGTTTTGAAATATTTACGTTATCACCTAAAAAACTAAAATACCCTCCATACTGA
- a CDS encoding transposase — protein MPDIEPKIYPAEFKESAIRLAIESKQPFAQAARELAITKYSLYNWVNKHSKLKEVMRYEEHLYDELRRLKKN, from the coding sequence ATGCCGGATATAGAGCCAAAGATATATCCAGCTGAATTTAAAGAATCAGCGATTAGATTAGCTATTGAGTCTAAGCAACCTTTTGCTCAAGCAGCTAGAGAACTAGCAATTACGAAGTATAGTCTATATAATTGGGTTAATAAACATTCAAAACTCAAGGAAGTAATGAGATATGAAGAACATCTGTATGATGAATTAAGGAGATTGAAGAAGAACTAG
- a CDS encoding IS3 family transposase, producing MSAMCKFMKVSRNGYYEWLNNLGCNRVKEGNELTNRIEIIFKEGRGNYGTRPIKKELSRQDITASRRRIARLIKEANLLCKTKRKFKAITDSNHNKQIAPNLLNREFTVYAANCYWVGDITYVPTGEGWLYLATVIDLFSRKIIGWSMSNNMRADLVNNALLMAIWQRKPAKGLIWHTDRGSQYCSDSHLKIIKQHGIKQSMGRKGNFWDYNELKKLDKK from the coding sequence ATTTCTGCTATGTGTAAATTTATGAAAGTATCACGTAATGGTTATTATGAATGGTTAAATAATCTTGGATGTAATAGGGTTAAAGAAGGTAATGAATTAACAAACAGAATTGAAATTATCTTTAAAGAAGGTAGAGGTAATTATGGAACTAGACCTATTAAAAAGGAACTATCACGGCAAGATATAACTGCTAGTAGGAGACGCATTGCAAGACTAATAAAAGAAGCTAATTTGCTATGTAAAACTAAACGTAAATTTAAAGCCATTACTGACTCTAATCATAATAAGCAAATTGCTCCTAATTTATTAAATAGAGAGTTTACAGTTTATGCTGCTAATTGTTATTGGGTTGGAGACATAACCTATGTGCCAACTGGTGAAGGCTGGCTATATTTAGCAACTGTTATTGATCTATTTTCTAGAAAAATTATAGGATGGTCTATGAGTAATAACATGAGAGCTGATTTGGTTAATAATGCTTTATTAATGGCAATATGGCAACGTAAACCAGCAAAAGGGCTTATTTGGCATACTGATAGAGGTAGTCAATATTGTTCTGATAGTCATTTAAAAATTATAAAACAACATGGTATCAAACAGAGTATGGGTCGTAAAGGAAATTTCTGGGATTATAATGAACTGAAAAAATTGGACAAAAAATAG
- a CDS encoding IS3 family transposase, with translation MGKTTIERDWAVGKLRSLDLLNRKSLVESKLGQLPKTRQCELLGVNRSSAYYKVQEVSSYNISILNRIDEIYTDNPEFGYRYIYHQLLEDGYKIDRDRVLKYMRLVGIEAIYPHKKKLTTIKDGEHKIYSYLLDKFWIKTDKTKKVVVPTANEVWSGDITYIRTKGGFMYLTAIIDWHSKAILSYKLSNSMDGLLVTDVLKEALSKYQAPQILNSDQGSQYTSNDHISILKSHDIQISMNGKGRNIDNIVIERFFRTLKYNCIFINDYQNIGELKEGINDYISKYNYQRFHSSIGYKKPMNVYLDSIQHHTQIAA, from the coding sequence TTGGGGAAAACTACAATCGAGAGGGATTGGGCAGTGGGAAAGCTAAGAAGCTTGGATTTATTAAATAGAAAGAGTCTTGTAGAGTCCAAGCTAGGACAATTACCAAAGACAAGACAATGTGAATTATTAGGGGTTAACCGTTCTTCAGCATATTATAAAGTACAAGAGGTTAGTAGCTATAATATAAGTATATTAAATAGAATAGATGAGATATATACAGATAATCCAGAATTTGGATATCGTTATATATATCATCAATTATTAGAAGATGGGTATAAGATAGATCGAGATCGAGTACTAAAATATATGAGATTAGTTGGTATTGAAGCGATATATCCTCATAAAAAGAAACTCACTACCATCAAAGATGGTGAGCATAAAATATACAGCTATCTACTTGATAAATTCTGGATTAAAACAGATAAGACTAAGAAAGTAGTTGTTCCTACTGCCAATGAGGTTTGGAGCGGAGATATTACATATATTCGCACTAAAGGCGGCTTTATGTATCTAACAGCCATTATAGATTGGCATAGCAAAGCCATATTAAGCTATAAACTGTCGAATAGTATGGATGGACTATTAGTTACTGATGTATTGAAGGAGGCATTAAGTAAGTATCAAGCTCCGCAGATTTTGAATAGTGATCAGGGTAGTCAATATACTAGCAATGATCATATAAGTATTCTTAAAAGTCATGATATACAGATATCAATGAACGGTAAGGGCAGAAATATTGATAATATTGTTATTGAGCGTTTCTTTAGGACACTGAAATATAATTGTATATTTATTAATGATTATCAAAATATAGGAGAACTTAAAGAGGGTATCAATGATTATATCAGTAAATATAATTATCAGAGATTTCATTCAAGTATTGGGTATAAAAAACCCATGAATGTATATCTCGATAGTATACAACATCATACACAAATAGCAGCTTAA